A region of Theileria annulata chromosome 2, complete sequence, *** SEQUENCING IN PROGRESS *** DNA encodes the following proteins:
- a CDS encoding uncharacterized protein (hypothetical protein, conserved, pfi1560C, signal peptide, transmembrane/DUF21 domain;~3 probable transmembrane helices predicted for TA13845 by TMHMM2.0 at aa 20-42, 84-103 and 110-132;~Signal anchor predicted for TA13845 by SignalP 2.0 HMM (Signal peptide probability 0.089, signal anchor probability 0.836) with cleavage site probability 0.043 between residues 41 and 42), with the protein MPQCYKLISNCFNCKMQKWAKILATIVCSALSALFSGLTIGYTSIDLFQLHLLSQFTPTTKEDIANQKRARKIIPLRSDPNNLMIALIACNAMINSLLVLFVGELFEFAMGFIVSSLIVTIFGEIFPQTVFFRYQLQLCSFFAPLTFVVKYVLYPITKPMSMLLNLIIGTNTEVIYNKQQWKALVDLQKECGGVLSEEEAKLLKGCLSLSNVQIDSIMTPIDKVFGLDIDSVITISLIQEIAKEGYSKIPVMDKTKSQPIVAILLIKDLLLLDPNSSYQLDELLSTIGKPAYAVDHDIGLLSVLMHFKDDQTHIAVVRKVEYQNNSDPLYKHIGIVTLNDIFQMINQDESGEIVMTTGDSVERSRHRSRIFKILDNLKDPRSFNLNSILDILPIQEPENLLKLLRLPINPDNLDKINQHRIYLIKPQVFLPTHSLTIITKGIVTDEDNKCKFEAPFVINQKKAKLTYENEVFVTLTECHLIQINPDLLISTTQVPTKHLNNTNNNLNISQ; encoded by the exons aTGCCCCAGTGTTATAAATTGATTAgtaattgttttaattgTAAGATGCAAAAATGGGCAAAAATTTTAGCTACAATTGTTTGCTCAGCTTTGAGTGCATTATTTTCAGGTTTAACTATTGGATATACATCAATTGATTTATTCCAACTCCACCTCTTATCGCAATTCACACCTACTACAAAAGAAGACATTGCTAATCAAAAACGAGcaagaaaaattattccTCTAAGATCTGATCCAAATAATCTTATGATTGCTCTTATAGCATGTAATGCTATGATCAATTCATTACTTGTACTCTTTGTTGGAGAATTATTCGAATT tGCTATGGGTTTTATTGTATCATCATTAATAGTAACGATATTTGGTGAGATATTTCCACAGACTGTATTTTTCCGTTATCAGCTTCAACTTTGTTCATTTTTTGCTCCATTGACATTTGTAGTAAAGTATGTATTATATCCAATAACGAAACCAATGTCGATGTTattgaatttgataattgGGACAAATACCGaagtaatatataataaacaacAATGGAAAGCATTAGTAGATTTACAAAAAGAGTGTGGTGGAGTTTTAAGTGAAGAAGAAgctaaattattaaaaggTTGTCTGAGTCTTAGTAATGTACAGATTGATTCAATTATGACACCAATAGATAAAGTGTTTGGATTAGATATTGATTCAGTAATtacaatttcattaatacAAGAAATTGCTAAAGAAGGTTATTCCAAAATCCCTGTCATGGATAAAACTAAATCACAACCAATTGTAGctatattattaatcaaaGATTTACTTTTATTAGATCCTAATAGTAGTTATCAACTTGATGAATTATTATCTACCATAG gAAAGCCAGCATATGCAGTAGATCATGATATTGGATTATTATCAGTATTAATGCATTTCAAAGATGATCAAACACATATCGCAGTAGTACGCAAAGTCGaatatcaaaataattCCGATCCTTTATATAAACATATTGGAATTGTTACACTCAATGATATCTTTCAAATGATCAATCAA GATGAAAGTGGTGAAATAGTAATGACAACAGGAGATTCAGTAGAAAGATCACGTCATAGAAGTcgaatatttaaaattttggataatttaaaagacCCAAgatcatttaatttaaattccATTTTAGATATCCTACCAATACAAGAACCAGAAAATCTactcaaattattaagaCTACCAATCAATCCAGATAATctagataaaattaatcaacATCGtatttatctaattaaaCCACAAGTCTTTTTACCAACACATTCATTAACTATTATTACTAAA GGTATAGTAACAgatgaagataataaatgtaaatttgAAGCACCTTTTGTAATAAATCAAAAGAAAGCGAAATTAACATATGAAAATGAAGTATTTGTTACATTAACAGAATGTCATCTCATACAAATTAATCCTGATTTACTCATTTCTACAACACAAGTACCAACcaaacatttaaataatacaaataataactTAAACATATCACAGTAA
- a CDS encoding nucleolar protein, putative (nucleolar protein, PF01189 NOL1/NOP2/sun family) encodes MIHFGSEPTNGKNLNSEPMNSENLNTEQLNDLKNDSEPMNGKNLNIESLNGKNLNSEPLNEENDSESDFSDDLIETDEFDQIPLDSTGDNFNLASDSVNLDELTGNKSVDLMDLSTVKERIENICGILSKWKSLNSTTRNRESYINELKQLVTVYYGYSEELSDYFFKLFNPLEAIQFFDANEQPLPLTIRTNTLKTKRKDLAVNLINRGANVDPIGDWTKEGLVVHSSKVPIGATPEYLAGHYILQSASSLIPVLSLSPKPNEMILDMCAAPGGKTTHIGQLMNNTGILFANDSNKQRCKSLVSNIHRLGILNSIVCNYKGEELLKVLPKMDRILLDAPCSGLGVISRDPSIKIKRNLKDLQRNSNLQKQLLSVSINLVKPNGIIVYSTCSLSIEENEQVLHYCLKKFNIKLLPLGLEIGSPAISNFRGKKFHPSISKFARRFYPHKHNLDGFFIAKIIKLH; translated from the exons atgattcaTTTTGGTTCTGAACCAACCAATGGTAAGAATCTTAATAGTGAACCAATGAATTCTGAGAATCTTAATACTGAACAATTAAATGACTTGAAAAATGATTCTGAACCAATGAATGGTAAGAATCTTAATATTGAGTCATTGAATGGTAAGAATCTTAATAGTGAACCATTAAATGAGGAAAATGATTCTGAAAGTGATTTTTCGGATGATTTGATTGAGACTGATGAGTTTGATCAAATTCCTTTGGATTCCACTGGagataatttcaatttGGCTTCGGATTCTGTTAATTTAGATGAATTGACAGGAAATAAATCAGTTGATTTAATGGATTTATCAACTGTTAAAGAAAgaattgaaaatatttgtgGAATCTTATCCAAATGGAAATCTTTAAATTCTACAACAAGAAATCGAG aatcatatataaatgagtTAAAACAATTAGTAACGGTATATTATGGATATTCTGAAGAATTATCagattattttttcaag CTTTTTAATCCTTTGGAAGCTATTCAATTTTTCGATGCTAATGAACAACCATTACCACTCACTATTAGAACTAATACACTTAAAACCAAACG AAAAGATTTGGCAgtgaatttgataaatagAGGTGCGAATGTGGATCCTATTGGTGATTGGACAAAAGAAGGTTTAGTAGTTCATTCTTCTAAAGTTCCAATTGGTGCTACTCCTGAATATTTAGCTGGACATTATATACTTCAATCTGCTTCATCATTAATACCAGTACTTTCATTATCACCAAAACCAA ATGAAATGATATTGGATATGTGTGCTGCACCTGGTGGTAAAACTACACATATTGGAcaattaatgaataatacTGGTATATTATTTGCTAATGATTCTAATAAACAAAGATGTAAATCACTCGTTTCAAATATTCATAG ATTGGGTATATTGAATAGTATTGTATGTAATTATAAAGGtgaagaattattaaaagtaTTACCAAAAATGGATcgtatattattagatgCACCTTGTTCAGGTTTAGGTGTAATATCACGTGATCCATCAATAAAGATAAAACgtaatttaaaagatttacAGCGTAATTCCAATTTACAAAAACAACTTTTATCTGTCTCGATTAATCTTGTCAAACCTAATGGTATTATTGTTTATTCTACTTGTAGTCTTTCtattgaagaaaatgaacaagttttacattattgtttaaaaaaattcaaTATTAAACTTTTACCATTAG GATTAGAAATTGGTAGTCCAGcaatatcaaattttagAGGAAAAAAATTCCATCCTTCAATATCCAAATTTGCTCGACGTTTCTATCCACATAAACATAATCTTGATGGATTCTTTATAGccaaaattattaaactaCATTAA
- a CDS encoding uncharacterized protein (hypothetical protein;~1 probable transmembrane helix predicted for TA13840 by TMHMM2.0 at aa 126-148) produces the protein MEIDCSGTFFGKYFGKVFDQISFGCPFQSNVNKKLIKEYNRKPKKYRKSLNDVVRDVRGRVSASQFTQPRNHSINPSDYDENEIKYIEQVNESSGSCNSTCNTVSCNLGSCKSGLYFLGAGVGAVGLGALGAVAIVAVGTVACTVYLFEQLLCVDKEYQEELKALQVPNVYRPDIYNNMYEYKSPYRY, from the exons atgGAAATTGACTGTTCTGGTACTTTTTTCGGTAAATATTTCGGGAAG GTCTTTGATCAAATTTCATTTGGTTGTCCTTTCCAATCTAATGTGAACAAGAAACttattaaagaatataatagGAAACCTAAAAAGTATAGGAAGAGTTTGAATGATGTTGTTAGGGATGTGAGGGGTAGAGTTTCTGCTTCACAATTCACTCAACCTAGAAACCATTCCATCAATCCaa gTGACTATGATGAAAATGAgattaaatatattgaaCAAGTAAATGAATCTTCAGGATCTTGTAACTCAACTTGTAACACAGTATCCTGTAACTTAGGATCTTGTAAGTCtggtttatattttttgg gtGCTGGTGTTGGTGCTGTAGGATTAGGTGCTCTTGGAGCTGTAGCAATTGTAGCTGTGGGTACAGTAGCCTGTACTGTATATCTCTTTGAACAACTTTTATGTGTTGATAAAGAATATCAAGAGGAACTTAAAGCTCTTCAAGTACCCAATGTCTATAGACCTGACATCTATAATAACATgtatgaatataaaagtcCATATCgttattaa
- a CDS encoding uncharacterized protein (chr2.cand.303 - hypothetical protein, conserved, pfi1565W, PF00235 profilin) produces MAEWVPVLKETALANNSCYGAGIANGEDGELFVASDVDHEGLHWDSVYKEGYEYETMDDAGNPLKVKVDEKFTIREVFEKKMSSEGIFLGGEKYTFASYDPDMESGSFKFECVCGAKNKGGCHLIKTPGNYIVVVVYDETRGQDKTVSRMAAFNLAEYLASNGY; encoded by the exons atggCTGAATGGGTACCTGTTCTTAAAGAAACTGCTCTAGCTAATAATAGTTGTTATGGAGCTGGTATTGCTAAT GGTGAAGATGGTGAATTATTTGTAGCATCAGATGTAGATCATGAAGGATTACATTGGGATAGTGTATATAAAGAAGGATATGAATATGAGACTATGGATGATGCAGGAAATCCATTAAAGGTAAAAGTGGATGAGAAATTTACAATTCGTGAGGTATTTGAGAAGAAAATGTCAAGTGAAGGTATATTTCTGGGTGGTGAAAAGTATACTTTTGCTTCATATGATCCGGATATGGAAAGTGGTTCATTCAAATTCGAGTGTGTATGTGGAGCCAAAAATAAAGGAGGATGTCATCTTATTAAAACACCTGGTAACTATATTGTCGTTGTAGTTTATGATGAAACAAGAGGACAAGATAAAACCGTTTCCAGAATGGCCGCATTCAATCTTGCTGAATATCTCGCCTCTAATggttattaa
- a CDS encoding GTP-binding protein, Rab-family, putative (chr2.C.cand.212 - Rab family small GTPase, signal peptide) yields MAEEYEHVYKIILLGDATVGKSHLLCRYIKGNLPIQSKATIGVEFATKTVPLASGGSIKAQIWDTAGQERYRSITSAHYRRAVGALLVYDVTNRISFYNCKKWLNELRASSYDDIVILLIANKIDLINKYNSNEKENVKENVGSQENKDTVQEINDVDVVLMIEGMEFANENNLYFFEASAVTGYNVKEIFEFLIQQIYNLKSRLPSIRDSNTLNTLTNNDFTNKNFNTNLSSKNFTGTENFTGTKNLEKNSRQFGCLEQNCLTNNCIIQ; encoded by the exons atggCTGAAGAATATGAACatgtttataaaattatattattaggtGATGCTACTGTAGGTAAATCACATTTATTATGTCGATATATAAAGGGTAATTTACCAATCCAATCAAAAGCTACAATTGGTGTAGAATTTGCTACAAAAACTGTACCATTAGCATCTGGTGGTAGTATAAAAGCACAAATATGGGATACAGCAGGACAAGAACGATATCGTAGTATAACAAGTGCACATTATAGAAGAGCTGTAGGAGcattattagtatatgaTGTAACTAATCGAATTTCTTTttataattgtaaaaaatggTTAAATGAATTAAGAGCTTCATCATATGATGATATTGTAATACTACTCATCGCcaataaaattgatttaatcAACAAATACAACTc taatgAGAAGGAAAATGTGAAGGAAAATGTGGGTTCACAGGAAAATAAAGATACTGTACAGGAAATTAATGATGTTGATGTAGTATTAATGATAGAAGGTATGGAATTTGCTAAtgagaataatttatatttttttgaAGCATCGGCTGTTACAGGTTATAATGTAAAGGAAATTTTCGAATTTCTTAtacaacaaatttataatttaaaatcacGTTTACCTTCAATACGTGATTCCAATACTTTAAATACTCTTACCAATAATGATTTTaccaataaaaattttaatactaatcTCAGTAGTAAGAATTTCACGGGTACTGAGAATTTCACTGGTACAAAGAATTTAGAAAAGAATTCAAGACAATTTGGTTGTTTAGAACAAAATTgtttaactaataattgtattatacaataa
- a CDS encoding uncharacterized protein (chr2.cand.306 - hypothetical protein, conserved, pfi1455C) yields the protein MEELEELRLRVITAYPNVEKDIEILFNTNDISNENLLPYDIVEALLRHYLLQQGFQDYIFTFLNSNGMLDLKYIRNYLHENNMLVVNEETMLNIKEMKLLAIIWLKLLSDSYFSKTFNQPNYLTHMTNNNTNNNTNNQFIHITTNTLTNSNGTDGVGGTEGTMGTNGTNGTNGTGMGNDMEEEEEEIMKYMKNIKDEIEKNKMCGIKCYTYPASLIPNGSCASAGAIIPHRRLKNNKPIKNIFTLFGCC from the exons ATGGAAGAATTGGAAGAATTAAGATTAAGAGTAATAACAGCATATCCAAATGTTGAAAAAGATATTGAGATTCTATTTAATACAAATGATAtatcaaatgaaaatttattaccaTATGATATTGTAGAAGCACTTTTAAgacattatttattacaacAAGGTTTTCAAgattatatttttacattCTTAAATTCTAATG GAATGTTGGatttaaagtatataaggAATTATTTACATGAGAATAATATGTTAGTAGTAAATGAAGAAACaatgttaaatataaaagaaatgaaattattagcaataatttggttaaaattattaagtgattcatatttttcaaaaacaTTTAATCAACCAAATTATCTTACACATAtgacaaataataatacaaataataatacaaataatcaatttatacatattactactaatactctAACTAATAGTAATGGTACTGATGGAGTTGGTGGTACTGAGGGAACTATGGGTACTAATGGTACTAATGGTACTAATGGTACTGGTATGGGTAATGATAtggaagaagaagaagaagaaataatgaaatatatgaagaatataaaagatGAAATAGAAAAGAATAAGATGTGTGgtataaaatgttatacATATCCAGCTTCATTAATACCAAATGGTTCATGTGCATCAGCAGGTGCTATAATACCACATCGtagattaaaaaataataaaccaattaaaaatattttcacaTTATTTGGTTGttgttaa
- a CDS encoding uncharacterized protein (membrane protein, Rhomboid family;~chr2.cand.307 - PF01694 Rhomboid family - membrane protein, protease;~7 probable transmembrane helices predicted for TA13875 by TMHMM2.0 at aa 267-289, 391-413, 423-445, 452-471, 481-498, 503-520 and 600-622), with the protein MEHVLDSNVNENTKLDNTKLDNKDLENVKSENVLKHEIKKKKKLKTKLKSVKNEKLDDKNLENNLENENLENEKPKIKKNAKLIKKTQLTNTNTTGTNTNTKGKGANDTFDTPGKGANFTATECTTKDTKGVGEGTGTVGPSTVTEDKNISREKVAKLKKKFETKKNQSTYNKVINLFKQHNLLTEQQNDEKNQLDDKKSSDDKKILNNENNSLNDKNSLDNVIINIESNTNKQNNTTNTTTGTTTNTTTATTTVGMNKIKGVKKITTVFGGYPVLTLTSSVILFVFLFQIILNKISFNGRCISKVLYPNDSKAYHTMFGYGACEYNLQQKIEEIGYIGTKANDKGWPSTLVSDENVVESTSTFDSPNYRGFTLFGGMNTNYIRNYKEYFRLFWSMFMHSGVLHLIFNLIAQTQILWIIEPDWGFFRSLSTFILSGFMGNLFAGVFEPSFTVVGSSGCMFGLIAALIPYCVENWSLLRSPIYIFAFAIIITIISFTFFNNTVSIYSHLGGWVGGLLWGFITLRSTFKLKDCAIKESLLLSFFKDKLNPDDKNKLKESFLIKQRKCINEIRIERRRKKFKQRIKNLIKYPIDYFKKGPYDILIRIIPLILFVILIIILCSNLLIESIYNRMFLLNESSNLSQCCYTNAKSEIIFNRKVFWCFENYQTAINFCKI; encoded by the exons atggAACATGTATTGGATTCAAATGTTAAtgaaaatacaaaattagataatacaaaattagataataaagatttggaaaatgtaaaatCAGAAAATGTATTGAAacatgaaattaaaaagaagaaaaaattaaaaactaaacttaaatctgtaaaaaatgaaaaattagacgataaaaatttagaaaataatttagaaaatgaaaatttagaaaatgaaaaaccgaaaattaaaaaaaatgctaaattgattaaaaaAACACAATTAACCAATACTAATACCACtggtactaatactaatactaagggaaagggagcAAATGACACTTTTGATACtccgggaaagggagctaattttacagctacagagtgtactactaaggatactaaaGGAGTTGGTGAGGGAACTGGTACtgttggaccaagcaccgtaacggaggataaaaatataagTAGAGAAAAGGTAGcaaaattaaagaaaaaatttgaaactaaaaaaaatcaatcaacatataataaagttattaatttattcaaacaacataatttattaactgAACAACAAAATGATGAGAAAAATCAATTAGACGACAAAAAATCGTCagatgataaaaaaatattaaataatgaaaataattcattaaatgataaaaattcattagataatgtaataataaatatagaatccaatacaaataaacaaaataatacCACCAACACTACTACTGgaactactactaatactaccACTGCTACTACTACTGTTGgtatgaataaaataaaaggTGTAAAAAAA ATAACGACAGTTTTTGGTGGATATCCAGTATTAACATTAACATCTTcagtaatattatttgtatttttatttcaaattatattaaataaaatatcatttaatGGTCGTTGTATTAGTAAAGTATTATATCCAAATGATTCTAAAGCTTATCATACAATGTTTGGTTATGGTGCATgtgaatataatttacaacaGAAAATAGAAGAAATTGGATATATAGGTACTAAAGCTAATGATAAAGGTTGGCCATCAACACTTGTAAGTGATGAAAATGTTGTTGAATCTACTTCTACATTTGATTCACCTAATTATCGGGGATTCACATTATTCGGTGGAATGaatactaattatatacgtaattataaagaatattttag ATTATTTTGGAGTATGTTTATGCATAGTGGAGttttacatttaatatttaatttaatagcACAAACACAAATATTATGGATTATTGAACCa GATTGGGGATTTTTTCGTAGTTTAAGTACATTTATATTGTCAGGATTTATGGGTAATTTATTTGCTGGTGTATTTGAACCTTCATTTACAGTAGTTGGTTCATCTGGTTGTATGTTCGGTCTTATTGCTGCACTTATACCATATTGTGTTGAAAATTGGTCATTATTACGTTCaccaatttatatttttgcATTTgctattattattactattatcAGTTTTACATTCTTCAATAATACCGTTTCTATATATTCTCATCTT gGTGGATGGGTTGGTGGATTACTTTGGGGATTTATAACATTAAGATcaacatttaaattaaaagattGTGCTATAAAAGaatctttattattatcttttTTTAAAGATAAACTTAATCctgatgataaaaataaattaaaagaatcTTTCTTAATTAAAC aaagAAAGTgtataaatgaaataagaatagaaagaagaagaaaaaagTTTAAAcaaagaataaaaaatttaattaaatatccAATTGATTATTTCAAAAAAGGACCTTACGATATATTAATAAGAATTATACCACtcatattattt gtaatattaataataatattatgttcaaatttattaatagaatcgatatataatagaatgtttttattaaatgaatcatcaaatttatcaCAATGTTGTTATACAAATGCTAAAAgtgaaataatatttaatagaaaaGTTTTTTGGtgttttgaaaattatcaaaCTGCAATTAATTTctgtaaaatttaa
- a CDS encoding proteasome subunit y, putative (chr2.cand.305 - PF00227 proteasome A-type and B-type), giving the protein MNLQILPHQSINILNPMNNMNIVDNISGLDKMNMDKMNIMDNLNGLDHLENNVSLEMLEKKYEDIQMGTTIIGMKFMDGVILVADGRTSSGQIVANRVARKITRILPNIFMLRSGSAADSQTLSTIIRYHAQSLKQQLKPSGRYTTHIRDEMDIDEMNEFDEYKTNEYSIELMNGPLVKSLAKATHNLVHEYRNMLYCGVILAGVDELGSQIYNITLGGTLIEIDDFLATGSGSSFITAFLQDNYKKNSTQEDCLKLLKKSIEYAILNDNSSGGIMRAIIITKYKVKEYYFTLH; this is encoded by the exons atgAATCTACAAATTCTACCACATCAAtccattaatatattaaatccCATGAACAATATGAACATTGTGGACAATATCAGTGGTTTGGATAAGATGAACATGGACAAAATGAACATTATGGACAATTTGAATGGTTTGGACCACTTAGAAAATAATGTTAGTTTGGAGATGTTGGAGAAGAAATATGAAGATATACAAATGGGTACAACAATAATTGGTATGAAATTTATGGATGGTGTGATATTAGTAGCAGATGGACGTACATCATCAGGTCAAATAGTAGCAAATAGAGTTGCACGTAAAATAACAAGAATCTTACCAAATATTTTCATGTTAAGATCTGGAAGTGCTGCTGATTCACAAACATTATCAACAATAATACGTTATCATGCACAATCATTAAAACAACAACTTAAACCATCTGGTCGTTATACAACTC ATATTAGAGATGAAATGGATATTGATGAAATGaatgaatttgatgaatataaaacaaatgAATATAGTATAGAATTGATGAATGGACCATTAGTGAAATCATTAGCAAAAGCAACACATAATTTGGTACATGAATATCGAAATATGTTATATTGTGGTGTAATATTGGCTGGTGTAGATGAATTAGGTTcacaaatatataatataacattAGGTGGTACattaattgaaattgaTGATTTTCTAGCTACAGGTTCCGGTTCATCATTTATTACAGCATTTTTACAAGacaattataaaaaaaattcTACACAAGAAGATTGTCtaaaattacttaaaaAAAGTATTGAATATGctattttaaatgataacTCGTCTGGTGGTATTATGAGAgctattattattaccaaatataaagttaaagaatattatttcacattacattaa